CCAGGGCGCGGATGTCGTCCTCGTCGTCGGCGACCAGGACGCGCGCGGGTGCGGTCGGCACGGTGGGGCTCCCTCGTCCGGACGGTCGGCGTCCTGGACGACGTCGGCGCGCGGCCGCGCGCCCTGCAGGCCACCGGCGGCGCCCTCACCCCATCGGGGGCCACGCAGCACCGCGCCCCGCCGGGTGACCCGGCGGGGCGCGGTGCGTGCTGGCACGGCCACCCCGCGGGGCGGCCGTCGGTGTCAACTGCCGGACTGGCTCTGCACCGTCTGGCGGGACTGCTGGGCCTGACCCTGCACGTCCTGGGCCGCGGACTGGCCCTCCTCCTTGACCGTCTGGGCTGCGCCCTGCGCGGTGGACTTGACCTCCTCGACGGCCTGCTGGGCGGCGGGCTTCAGCTGCTCGCCGACCTCCTGGGCGGCCTGCTTGGCCGGGGCGAGGAGCTCGTCCTTGTGCTCGCGGACGGCGGTCTCGGCCTGCTGGGCGAGCTGGCGCTCCCGCTCCGACGCCGGCAGCAGGCTGGCGACCAGCCAGCCGACGCCGAAGGCGATCAGACCCGCGGCCAGGGGGTTGCCCTGGGCCTGCCGGACGATGGTGTCCGGCGCCTGCTGCACCGCGTGCGCCGCCTGCTGCGCGGCACCCTGCACGGAATCGGCGGCACCCTGGGCCGTCTCCTGCACGCTGCCCGCGGCGCTCTGGGCCCGGTCCTGCACGCTGCCGGCCGCGCTCTGCGCCCGGTACTGCGCGCTCGACCGGGTGTCCTGGGCGCTGCCCATCACGCGGTCCTTGACCGAGGAGAACCGGCCCTTGGCCGCGGTGACCCGACGGTCCATGACGCGGGAGGGGTTCACCTTCTCGTTGAGGGCGTCGACGTCGTAGCTCAGCTCGCGCTGGGTCTGCTCGATCTGCCGGCGGATGACTTCGGGGTCGTTGCTGGTGGTCATGATCGGTGCTCCGGTGTCTGGAGAGGCCGCGAGGCCGTGGTCAGTGGGGCTTGAGGGCGCCGGGGACCTCGGACAGGGTGTCCACGGTCCGCTCGGGCTTCGGGTTCACCTGCTTGAGGGCCTTGCGACCCATGCTCAGGCCGACGGCGGCGGCGATGCCCCACAGGACGGCCACGATCAGGCCGGCCAGCCCGGTGTCCATGAGGTTGTCCAGGAACCACATCAGGGAGTGGGACAGGAACAGCAGTGTGAGGAACCCGGCCAGGCCGGCGTAGACCATCAGCCCGACGCCCTTGCCGGCCTTCTTGGCCTCGGCCTGGACCTCGGCCTTGGCCAGGGCGACCTCCTGGCGCATCAGCGTGGAGAGGTCCTTCGCGAGCTCGCCGAAGAGCTGACCGACCGAGGTGCCCTCGATGTCGGGACGACCCTCGGCGGTCGTCGGCGTGCCCATGGTGCCGCTGTGCCCGCCGTAGGCCTGGTCGGGGGCGACCGCGTAGTTGGCCTCCCCGTACGGGTCCTGGCCGCCCTGTGGAGTGCCGACCGGCGTCGCGCCGGAGTAGGGGGAGCTCATGGTCAGACCCCCTGACCCGGGCGGCTGGTCGACTCGTCCCAGCCCGCGGGGGTGGTCGGCGGGACGACCGCACCGGCCGGTGCCGTCGTCCCGTAGGGCGGCGGCGGGACGGGCGTGCCGGTCGCGGCCGTGCCGCTGTAGCCGGTCGTCGTCTCGTAGCCGGTGGTGGGCTCGTAGCCGGTGGTGGCGGTGCCGTAGCCGGAGTAGGCCGGCGCGGGGTCGACGTAGTTGGTGTCGGCGTAGCTCGACCGGTACTGCTGCCCACCGGAGGTCGACGACCCGTCGGTGTGCGCGGCCTTGACCCCGCTGGTGAGCCGGCCGGCCAGCACGCCGGTGAGGGCGGCACCGAGCAGGAAGGCCCCCGGGCGGCGGCGCGCGAAGGCGCGGACGTCGTCGAGCAGGTCGGCCGGCTCCCGGTTCTGCAACCGGTCGGCGAACTGCTCCACGTAACCGGTGGCCTGCTCCAGCAGGTCGCGGACGGGGCCGGGGGCCGCCGCCTCGCCGTTGGCCATGCCGCGCAGCTGCGTGACCACGCCCTGCAGGCCCTCGGCGGCCTTGTGCTGCTGGCTGGTCACCTGCTGGCGCAGCTGCTGGCGGCCCTGCTGGACGAGGTCCT
This window of the Geodermatophilus sp. DSM 44513 genome carries:
- a CDS encoding DUF3618 domain-containing protein yields the protein MTTSNDPEVIRRQIEQTQRELSYDVDALNEKVNPSRVMDRRVTAAKGRFSSVKDRVMGSAQDTRSSAQYRAQSAAGSVQDRAQSAAGSVQETAQGAADSVQGAAQQAAHAVQQAPDTIVRQAQGNPLAAGLIAFGVGWLVASLLPASERERQLAQQAETAVREHKDELLAPAKQAAQEVGEQLKPAAQQAVEEVKSTAQGAAQTVKEEGQSAAQDVQGQAQQSRQTVQSQSGS
- a CDS encoding phage holin family protein, which produces MSSPYSGATPVGTPQGGQDPYGEANYAVAPDQAYGGHSGTMGTPTTAEGRPDIEGTSVGQLFGELAKDLSTLMRQEVALAKAEVQAEAKKAGKGVGLMVYAGLAGFLTLLFLSHSLMWFLDNLMDTGLAGLIVAVLWGIAAAVGLSMGRKALKQVNPKPERTVDTLSEVPGALKPH